The following proteins come from a genomic window of Nitrospira sp.:
- a CDS encoding SDR family oxidoreductase — MRLFQKSIITPGILQNVHPASWREHRFGLPQARWERLKGRDFWITGAGTGYGRCIALALAAAGARVFISGRRIEKLREAVDEGAALGIDVRRCIAVPVDIRSEDDLARAVRNIQLVTPSLYGLVNSAALPQSGETAFPLTGQSAAAWTNLLTTNVTGQWLTCKAAMPLLDHGDGFRILFLSSFAGWASTPGFGSYNVSKSALNTLGASLAAECVLRYPSKDVQINVLVPGEARTEMNQGSTESPYAVVSMVLVLLSHPPGGPNGFFFNRDGRHLSFAYTQEYPQPLLAVH, encoded by the coding sequence ATGAGGTTGTTCCAGAAAAGCATTATAACGCCAGGCATTTTGCAAAACGTCCATCCGGCTTCTTGGCGGGAACATCGTTTCGGCTTGCCGCAAGCGAGATGGGAGCGGCTTAAGGGAAGAGATTTTTGGATAACGGGCGCGGGCACTGGGTATGGACGATGTATTGCACTGGCGCTTGCTGCTGCAGGAGCTCGGGTCTTTATTTCAGGGCGACGAATCGAGAAATTACGTGAAGCGGTGGACGAGGGCGCAGCGCTTGGTATCGATGTCAGGCGCTGTATCGCTGTTCCGGTGGATATTAGATCGGAGGACGATCTTGCCCGTGCGGTGAGAAATATCCAGCTCGTTACCCCTAGCCTCTATGGGTTGGTGAACAGCGCCGCCCTTCCTCAATCAGGAGAGACTGCATTCCCACTCACTGGTCAGAGTGCAGCCGCTTGGACGAATCTCCTGACAACGAACGTGACAGGGCAGTGGTTGACCTGTAAGGCGGCCATGCCACTCTTAGATCATGGCGACGGTTTTCGGATTCTCTTTCTGTCCTCTTTTGCGGGCTGGGCATCGACGCCGGGTTTCGGCTCGTATAATGTCAGTAAGTCAGCTCTAAATACGCTGGGGGCATCTCTTGCGGCCGAATGTGTGTTGAGGTATCCGAGCAAGGATGTTCAGATCAACGTGTTGGTGCCCGGCGAAGCCCGTACTGAAATGAATCAGGGATCGACGGAAAGCCCTTACGCGGTGGTCAGCATGGTACTGGTTCTGCTGTCACATCCGCCGGGTGGTCCTAACGGGTTCTTCTTCAATCGTGATGGGCGCCACCTCTCATTTGCATATACTCAAGAGTATCCCCAACCACTTTTGGCCGTGCACTAA
- a CDS encoding B12-binding domain-containing radical SAM protein, giving the protein MTDTAVVLTLKKGHATAKVEGARVTFSPHQCFAFDNGSDDVACLRALGAHLMTLPGLTLVGSKRFIDYLLQHVPSLNARIIGVVLYENLSEMHQLHGLASIKLGALPVETQTAFLCETLALSRMQMTKQLPQSVTIVDLTVLAEIAPDVIPARGWTPLPRNIYPIELPEVQFRKDLDVAIVDCPSRNLSLMPNGLGYLNNALKKTAVSFQIVDLDIISYHRFHVHRLFDMGGCITLPGDLALPEDPWQAEHYDLWTATGGGASGPTGRNEVLEFFRPVIDETIAALVAARPKVLGLSIQGCNEAAARAVALGVRAQLPDIMIVVGGFSCYNADVGLRAFPECDYMCIGEADLTAGPLLEALAGGERPFNQPGVLSRFDTPEYSYIPAPMIHNLDQIEFPKYEWCDLSVYRNFNDYQLTPIIASRGCRWSRCTFCAERFYWRIRTKENFVDELEWLVGQGCHLFMFNESDLGGMPERVMEICDEIIRRGLHRKVKLTGQLRVNRKQNRAFFEKLREANFVALRFGIDAFSERTLRLQMKGYTTDMITQNLKDCWEVGIFTEVNWVIGVPGETDQDVEEGIDLILKNRKYIGRLANINPLILVNGSVYWIDPASHNIVLKEPQEIMYEKYPRALPADQWHSTDPYIDAQVRKERFERIVLALYDAGFNVGAWAHRVIEDVKFNRDKARTGSANGDAISAGEFEVAGGKDSGNILSPTEEERALEVASQRSPLAEETPARPAKALPMYPAQDTQTLDADKPLAEPPLFGIVGESPRMVRKMDTHVILFYNGWYYGVPAALSSVDVTSPESDAIAGILRYPTEEELVAVIEESGRWANSRGHYDDQKKQRASGSYMRVDSVGDMSESATIPSKPRILQFGKMYIAVDQEALKNPFGRRSSIERKSKSTGESKRNVSVWRQMAELLPPSFEEELRRLIRQERFNSGTGGYLSDLQLARLLPHAVAVAYVKEPLKRIIRLVTGRGTGTKTTSGVPVHGEDFAILSVATKNAQPELLWTIGNYNLVKFDGLFYGVPHGAYVEWDSGLLASIPGMLVGEAIAEVDGMIRKIRGEAGEIPVATTDGRSRASGFTKSPVLLRAMPEEGYDVISYEGWIYGMPHALGSIDLTEIDVIEMPGVIRDVSRDAVENEILALGQNNNRSCSAVEV; this is encoded by the coding sequence ATGACCGATACAGCCGTCGTTTTGACTCTTAAGAAAGGCCATGCAACTGCTAAGGTTGAGGGGGCACGTGTCACGTTCAGTCCTCACCAATGCTTCGCCTTCGACAATGGGTCAGATGATGTGGCGTGTTTGCGTGCGCTTGGAGCGCATCTTATGACATTGCCAGGCCTGACCCTGGTTGGTTCGAAGAGGTTTATAGATTATCTCTTGCAGCATGTCCCTAGTCTCAATGCTCGGATTATCGGCGTTGTGTTGTACGAAAATCTTTCGGAGATGCACCAGCTGCATGGCTTAGCCAGTATCAAGCTTGGGGCGTTGCCCGTCGAAACGCAAACAGCGTTCCTCTGCGAAACGTTGGCGTTATCACGCATGCAGATGACGAAGCAGTTGCCTCAATCGGTCACTATAGTCGATCTCACGGTTTTGGCGGAGATTGCGCCCGACGTCATCCCGGCCCGCGGATGGACGCCGTTACCACGCAATATTTATCCGATCGAACTCCCAGAGGTCCAGTTCAGGAAGGATCTGGACGTGGCTATTGTCGACTGCCCCTCACGTAACCTGTCCTTGATGCCCAATGGATTGGGATATTTGAACAATGCCCTGAAGAAGACTGCGGTGTCCTTTCAGATCGTCGATCTCGACATTATCTCCTACCATCGGTTTCATGTTCACCGGCTCTTTGACATGGGTGGCTGCATCACGCTTCCTGGTGATTTGGCTTTGCCGGAGGATCCTTGGCAGGCGGAGCACTACGACCTGTGGACTGCAACAGGGGGAGGGGCTTCCGGTCCAACCGGGCGCAACGAAGTATTGGAGTTCTTCAGACCGGTCATCGACGAGACGATCGCGGCTTTGGTTGCAGCGCGGCCAAAAGTACTCGGGCTTTCGATCCAAGGATGCAATGAGGCGGCGGCGCGGGCGGTTGCGCTCGGCGTCAGGGCCCAGTTACCCGATATCATGATTGTGGTGGGCGGGTTCAGTTGCTACAACGCGGATGTCGGCCTTCGCGCATTTCCGGAATGCGACTACATGTGCATCGGCGAAGCAGACCTCACGGCGGGTCCGCTGTTAGAGGCATTGGCCGGGGGTGAGCGGCCGTTCAATCAGCCGGGTGTACTGTCCCGTTTCGATACGCCCGAATATTCTTATATTCCGGCGCCGATGATTCATAACCTCGATCAGATCGAATTCCCCAAGTATGAGTGGTGCGACCTGAGCGTGTACAGAAACTTCAATGACTACCAATTGACGCCCATTATCGCAAGCCGGGGTTGTCGCTGGTCGCGCTGTACGTTCTGCGCCGAACGGTTCTACTGGCGCATTCGTACCAAGGAAAACTTTGTGGATGAACTGGAGTGGTTGGTCGGACAGGGCTGCCATCTGTTCATGTTTAACGAGAGCGACCTTGGCGGTATGCCCGAGCGAGTCATGGAGATTTGTGATGAGATTATTCGTCGTGGTCTTCATCGGAAGGTAAAACTCACCGGCCAGCTCCGCGTCAACAGGAAGCAAAACCGGGCCTTCTTCGAGAAGCTGCGGGAGGCCAATTTTGTCGCGCTTCGTTTCGGGATCGACGCTTTTTCAGAGCGCACGTTACGGCTGCAGATGAAGGGATACACGACTGACATGATCACCCAGAACCTAAAGGACTGCTGGGAGGTGGGGATCTTTACCGAGGTTAACTGGGTCATCGGCGTTCCGGGAGAAACGGATCAAGACGTGGAAGAGGGGATTGATCTCATTCTCAAGAATCGTAAGTACATCGGTCGGCTGGCGAACATCAACCCGCTGATCTTGGTGAACGGCAGCGTTTACTGGATTGATCCGGCTTCCCACAACATTGTGTTGAAGGAACCTCAGGAAATAATGTACGAGAAGTATCCGAGAGCCCTTCCCGCAGACCAGTGGCACAGCACCGATCCGTACATCGACGCTCAGGTAAGAAAAGAGCGGTTTGAGCGTATCGTCCTTGCCCTCTACGATGCGGGATTTAATGTGGGAGCTTGGGCCCATCGGGTAATTGAGGACGTCAAATTCAATCGCGACAAAGCGCGAACTGGTTCAGCGAATGGCGACGCAATCAGCGCCGGAGAATTTGAAGTGGCGGGGGGTAAAGATTCCGGAAATATCCTGAGTCCTACGGAAGAGGAGCGGGCGCTTGAAGTTGCCAGCCAGCGGTCGCCTCTCGCTGAGGAAACCCCGGCGCGTCCAGCAAAAGCACTTCCTATGTACCCTGCGCAAGATACTCAAACGTTGGATGCCGACAAACCGTTGGCGGAGCCTCCGTTATTCGGGATCGTGGGAGAATCGCCCCGCATGGTGCGTAAAATGGACACGCATGTGATCCTTTTCTACAACGGCTGGTACTATGGCGTTCCCGCCGCACTGAGCAGTGTTGACGTGACAAGCCCTGAGTCGGACGCAATCGCGGGAATTCTACGGTATCCAACCGAAGAGGAGCTTGTCGCGGTTATTGAAGAGAGTGGTCGATGGGCGAATTCACGCGGTCATTACGATGATCAAAAGAAGCAGCGCGCGTCCGGATCCTATATGCGAGTGGATAGCGTGGGCGACATGTCTGAATCCGCGACGATCCCCAGCAAACCTCGCATCCTGCAATTCGGCAAGATGTATATTGCCGTGGATCAGGAAGCCTTAAAAAATCCGTTTGGTCGGAGATCATCGATCGAAAGAAAATCCAAGAGCACGGGAGAAAGCAAACGCAATGTTAGTGTATGGCGTCAGATGGCCGAGCTACTGCCTCCATCATTTGAAGAGGAGCTTCGGCGTCTCATCCGTCAGGAACGTTTTAACAGCGGAACCGGAGGGTACCTGAGTGATCTGCAACTTGCCCGTCTGCTCCCGCACGCGGTAGCTGTCGCCTATGTCAAAGAGCCGCTGAAGCGCATCATACGCCTTGTGACCGGACGGGGCACCGGTACCAAGACGACGTCCGGAGTGCCGGTACATGGAGAAGATTTCGCTATCCTCTCCGTCGCGACTAAGAATGCTCAACCGGAATTGTTGTGGACCATCGGCAATTACAACCTCGTGAAATTTGACGGCCTGTTCTACGGGGTGCCTCATGGGGCCTATGTGGAATGGGATTCCGGCTTGCTCGCGTCGATTCCCGGCATGCTGGTCGGAGAAGCCATTGCTGAAGTTGACGGGATGATTCGGAAAATCAGAGGGGAAGCGGGGGAGATTCCTGTCGCCACAACTGACGGTCGCTCCCGCGCGTCCGGGTTTACGAAATCGCCTGTTTTACTTCGTGCCATGCCGGAGGAAGGCTATGACGTCATTTCCTATGAAGGTTGGATCTATGGTATGCCGCATGCGTTAGGTTCTATTGATCTGACCGAGATCGACGTCATTGAGATGCCGGGGGTCATCCGCGACGTATCCCGTGACGCCGTTGAAAATGAAATCCTGGCGCTAGGCCAAAACAATAACAGGTCGTGTAGTGCCGTTGAAGTATGA
- a CDS encoding glycosyltransferase: MIVHKSVSPSSPRLSIILLDWGCRERFTTLDWLLQQDVPKDKYELIWVEVYDRVVDEVLKKADVVITCNQQGIYHKHVGYNVGLLHARGELICVCDSDAVFPPDFVRSVFRSFQIESGGSAVPLVLMHYEWRTSLLYPEGLTDAETLKDSERWQWWPLIVNEGACMTVRRADAIRFGGFDEHPSYRGYLCGPYDLGWRLINAGWQEVWHDEAVALWHFAHPDPIGTNGQRASLKQLLEKAYPHINGHALTAVEAFSTGRFQPLRENHDIWALRMRNRRIGSELETRYADLTEQSGYSPWAVWSLWLSLAKEIIGQYLGDRIWIPFRKGIVSLLGPRVAGRLRAMYQDRILPRRINYEVPADAPTLLCSVKRYNLVKFKDEYFAVPKSIGHLDLSTDEGRVHPDLLVASNYEVILEKVHVASRG; this comes from the coding sequence ATGATTGTTCACAAAAGCGTATCGCCTTCCTCTCCCCGCCTATCCATCATTCTATTAGATTGGGGATGTCGCGAGAGGTTCACCACTCTGGATTGGCTGCTACAACAAGATGTGCCGAAAGATAAGTATGAGCTGATATGGGTGGAAGTCTATGACCGCGTCGTCGACGAAGTGTTGAAGAAGGCAGATGTCGTCATCACGTGCAACCAACAGGGTATCTATCACAAACATGTCGGTTATAACGTCGGCTTGTTGCATGCGCGTGGTGAGCTGATCTGTGTGTGCGATAGCGATGCGGTGTTTCCGCCTGATTTCGTGCGTTCCGTATTTCGTTCATTTCAAATAGAGTCCGGGGGATCGGCTGTTCCACTGGTGCTTATGCACTATGAATGGCGCACGTCTCTCCTCTATCCCGAAGGACTGACCGACGCTGAGACACTCAAGGATAGCGAGCGCTGGCAATGGTGGCCTCTCATTGTCAATGAGGGTGCCTGTATGACAGTGCGTCGAGCCGACGCGATCCGATTCGGAGGTTTTGATGAACATCCCAGTTATCGAGGCTATCTATGTGGGCCTTATGATTTGGGGTGGCGCCTGATCAATGCCGGTTGGCAGGAAGTGTGGCATGATGAGGCTGTGGCGCTGTGGCACTTCGCTCATCCGGACCCAATTGGCACAAATGGCCAGCGGGCTTCCCTGAAACAGCTGCTGGAAAAGGCGTACCCACATATTAATGGCCACGCGCTGACGGCTGTGGAAGCGTTTTCCACAGGCCGATTTCAACCGCTTCGTGAAAATCACGATATCTGGGCTTTGCGGATGCGGAATCGGCGCATCGGTTCTGAGCTTGAAACTCGGTATGCCGACTTAACTGAGCAAAGCGGCTATTCACCTTGGGCGGTGTGGTCGTTATGGCTATCACTGGCGAAAGAAATCATCGGGCAGTATCTTGGAGATCGAATCTGGATTCCATTTCGCAAAGGTATTGTTTCGTTGCTAGGACCACGCGTCGCAGGAAGACTTCGCGCTATGTATCAAGATCGCATCCTTCCACGTCGAATCAATTATGAAGTGCCGGCAGACGCTCCGACGCTCCTGTGCTCTGTAAAGAGGTACAACCTCGTAAAATTCAAAGATGAGTATTTTGCTGTGCCAAAGAGTATTGGCCATCTTGATCTGTCGACGGACGAAGGAAGAGTTCACCCGGATCTACTGGTTGCCAGCAACTACGAAGTGATTCTAGAAAAAGTCCACGTGGCATCTAGGGGTTAG
- a CDS encoding ABC transporter ATP-binding protein, translated as MIAISVRNVSKKFRLFASPQERLFETFHPFRKRYHREFLALNEVSIDIPKGKTIGIIGRNGSGKSTLLQIIAGIVQPTNGSVVVNGRVAALLELGAGFNPDFTGRDNVMLNGALLGISRDEMIERMPHIQAFADIGEFFDQPVKTYSSGMFVRAAFAATIHVDPDVLIIDEALAVGDAKFQHKCYEHLSALRERGITILFVTHSMALITTYAQQAVLLDQGKMIATGEPGLIVDKYHELLFGRNSLSEGSHSITIREEIGGANRMVSEMASTHSMADVCHGRKSYNKTETRFGNGDAKIVDYALQCEGLWDVVDVSFRSMLNIYVKAAFFRDVQEPAVGFCIKTVEGIYVYATNTIIMGEQLKPISGGEARVFKFAFVLSISPGDYFLDLGVMQVDGTRGGCVLDVRRSIAHCLVCLDRDRPFDGLVDLATNFEVLEEQFYSRS; from the coding sequence ATGATTGCAATTTCAGTTAGGAATGTATCCAAGAAATTCAGACTCTTCGCTTCTCCACAGGAGCGACTTTTCGAGACGTTCCATCCATTCCGGAAACGGTATCACCGAGAGTTTTTGGCTCTCAATGAGGTCAGCATTGATATCCCCAAGGGGAAGACCATCGGAATTATCGGACGAAACGGATCAGGAAAATCCACCCTTCTTCAGATCATTGCGGGAATAGTCCAACCTACAAACGGCAGCGTGGTTGTGAATGGGAGAGTCGCGGCATTGCTCGAGCTCGGCGCTGGGTTCAATCCCGACTTCACAGGACGTGACAATGTGATGCTGAATGGCGCATTACTCGGAATCTCTCGTGATGAGATGATCGAGCGCATGCCGCACATTCAAGCGTTTGCCGACATCGGGGAGTTTTTCGATCAGCCCGTCAAAACATATTCATCGGGGATGTTTGTGCGGGCTGCGTTTGCAGCCACGATTCACGTAGACCCTGATGTTCTGATAATTGATGAGGCATTGGCAGTAGGAGATGCGAAGTTTCAACATAAGTGTTATGAGCATTTGTCGGCCTTGCGCGAGCGAGGTATCACGATCTTGTTCGTTACTCACAGTATGGCGTTGATCACAACTTATGCGCAGCAGGCGGTTTTGCTTGATCAGGGAAAGATGATAGCAACCGGGGAGCCTGGGTTGATTGTCGATAAGTATCACGAGCTGCTCTTTGGCAGGAATAGCTTGTCGGAAGGCTCACATAGCATAACGATAAGAGAAGAGATAGGTGGAGCAAATAGGATGGTTTCGGAAATGGCAAGTACTCACTCGATGGCGGATGTTTGTCATGGCCGGAAAAGCTACAATAAGACCGAGACGCGATTTGGCAACGGCGACGCTAAGATCGTAGATTATGCACTCCAATGTGAAGGCTTGTGGGATGTCGTTGATGTCTCTTTCCGATCCATGCTCAATATTTATGTGAAGGCGGCATTCTTTAGAGATGTACAGGAGCCCGCAGTTGGATTTTGCATCAAGACGGTGGAGGGAATATATGTCTATGCCACAAATACAATCATTATGGGAGAGCAATTAAAGCCAATCTCTGGCGGAGAGGCACGAGTCTTTAAATTTGCGTTCGTTCTTAGCATAAGTCCTGGAGATTATTTTCTTGATCTTGGTGTGATGCAGGTAGATGGCACACGGGGCGGATGTGTATTGGATGTTCGCCGATCGATTGCGCACTGCTTGGTGTGCTTGGACCGCGACCGACCATTTGACGGTCTTGTCGATCTTGCGACGAACTTCGAGGTCCTTGAGGAGCAGTTTTATTCGCGATCTTGA
- a CDS encoding ABC transporter permease produces MALILQLFRNLYRHQTMILALATRDLQSRYAGTLAGILWTFAHPVAVIFIFYFVFAIGFRSQGPGNTPFILWFVSGFVPWLFFNESLTLITDSVVRNAHFIKKTVFPSEVLAIVHLTASLVPHGVFTVLLAGMLAYYHVTFHLSMLLMLYFVFCTCVLVVGLGWFLSAIQVFYRDISHGLGIGLNLLFWATPIVWSPDNLPEQYQPILRYNPLDYIIQGYRGVLVSHQFPDIGQTLYFWSVALLFLLTGAYVFGRLKPQFADVM; encoded by the coding sequence GTGGCGCTGATTCTTCAGCTGTTTCGCAATCTGTATCGCCACCAGACCATGATTCTGGCCCTGGCAACTCGAGATTTGCAGAGTAGGTATGCGGGGACACTTGCTGGGATTCTATGGACTTTTGCACACCCGGTAGCCGTCATATTCATATTCTATTTCGTCTTTGCCATCGGATTTCGGTCACAGGGGCCGGGTAATACACCATTCATTCTTTGGTTTGTCTCTGGCTTTGTGCCATGGCTGTTTTTCAATGAATCGCTGACATTGATCACGGATTCCGTCGTCCGGAACGCACATTTTATCAAGAAGACCGTCTTTCCCTCAGAAGTTCTCGCAATAGTCCATTTGACGGCAAGTCTAGTCCCTCACGGAGTCTTCACGGTCCTCTTGGCCGGGATGTTGGCGTACTATCACGTCACGTTTCATCTCTCTATGCTCTTGATGCTCTACTTTGTTTTCTGCACCTGTGTCCTCGTCGTAGGGTTAGGCTGGTTTCTGTCAGCTATCCAAGTATTCTATAGGGACATCTCCCATGGGCTTGGTATTGGGTTGAACCTCTTGTTTTGGGCGACCCCCATCGTCTGGTCACCTGATAATCTGCCAGAACAGTACCAACCGATATTGCGGTATAACCCTCTCGACTATATTATTCAGGGGTATCGTGGTGTGTTGGTCTCCCATCAGTTTCCAGACATTGGCCAGACTTTGTACTTTTGGAGCGTTGCACTCCTTTTTCTTCTAACGGGCGCCTACGTGTTCGGTCGACTCAAGCCGCAATTCGCCGACGTAATGTAG
- a CDS encoding SDR family oxidoreductase, with the protein MNFNILVTGGAGYLGSTMVPDLLQLGHKVTVLDSFMYKQSSLNHMCHHPNFSVVRGDIRIESVMAPLIKKADIVIPLAALVGAPMCSQDPVGATTVNHDAIVLMLKLLSKQQMVLMPTTNSAYGTGDKNNFCTEESPLNPISLYAKEKVGIEKELMQRGNAISFRLATVFGMSPRMRIDLLVNDFTYRAVHDRFVVLFESSFKRNYVHVRDVSRVFQHAIEHFDKMKGQIYNVGLSDANVSKRELCEHIQEQVSDFVFLDAPVGKDPDQRNYIVSNAKIEAAGFKTMYSLDAGISDLIKGYTMIKNTRYGNV; encoded by the coding sequence ATGAATTTCAACATCCTTGTCACGGGCGGCGCGGGTTATCTTGGCTCTACCATGGTCCCAGATCTTCTTCAGCTCGGCCACAAGGTGACGGTGTTGGACAGCTTCATGTACAAGCAGTCCAGCCTCAACCATATGTGCCATCATCCCAACTTTTCGGTCGTGAGAGGCGATATTCGGATCGAAAGTGTCATGGCACCGTTGATCAAGAAGGCCGATATTGTGATTCCGTTGGCCGCGCTGGTGGGGGCGCCGATGTGCAGCCAGGATCCGGTGGGTGCGACCACCGTCAACCATGACGCCATAGTTCTGATGCTGAAGCTGCTGTCGAAGCAGCAGATGGTGTTGATGCCGACCACCAACAGCGCCTATGGCACCGGGGATAAAAATAACTTCTGTACAGAAGAGTCACCGCTCAATCCAATTTCCCTCTATGCAAAGGAAAAAGTGGGCATCGAGAAGGAGCTGATGCAGCGAGGAAACGCGATCAGTTTTCGCCTGGCCACGGTGTTTGGAATGTCGCCGCGCATGCGGATCGATCTGCTCGTGAACGATTTCACGTACCGGGCCGTCCATGATCGATTCGTAGTCTTGTTCGAAAGTTCCTTCAAGCGCAATTACGTGCATGTGCGCGATGTGTCGCGTGTGTTCCAGCATGCCATCGAGCATTTCGACAAGATGAAAGGCCAGATCTACAACGTCGGCCTGTCCGATGCCAACGTGTCGAAGCGCGAGTTGTGCGAACACATTCAGGAACAGGTTTCGGACTTTGTGTTCCTCGATGCTCCGGTCGGCAAGGACCCGGATCAACGGAACTATATTGTGTCCAACGCCAAAATCGAAGCCGCCGGATTCAAAACGATGTACTCGCTTGATGCGGGAATCAGCGACTTGATCAAGGGCTACACGATGATCAAGAACACGCGATATGGGAATGTGTAA
- a CDS encoding phosphohexose mutase: MPSAVILAGGLGTRLRSAVPDLPKPMAPISGRPFLEYQLDYWISQGVSRFVLSVGYRHEAITAHFGARYKGVDLEYAIEEQPLGTGGAFLLAAEKTGLREPFLLLNGDTYFGVDWSVLNAYALEHDADWGLSLFRTSEQGRYMGIELSSEGRITSLKSGVEQGARLANGGVYWVHPRVLSGARTFGEKLSLENDLFPGALAAGQRLFGIEFAGTFIDIGVPDDYHRAATLLAG, translated from the coding sequence ATGCCCTCGGCCGTGATTCTTGCCGGCGGGCTCGGGACCAGGTTGCGCAGCGCCGTGCCCGACCTTCCGAAGCCCATGGCTCCGATCAGCGGACGCCCATTTCTTGAATATCAACTCGATTATTGGATCAGCCAGGGGGTGAGCCGATTCGTGTTGTCCGTCGGGTACCGACATGAAGCCATCACGGCGCATTTTGGGGCTCGATACAAAGGTGTGGACCTGGAATACGCTATTGAGGAACAGCCATTGGGTACTGGCGGTGCGTTTCTGCTTGCCGCAGAGAAAACTGGCCTTCGAGAGCCATTTTTGCTTCTGAATGGAGACACCTACTTCGGGGTGGACTGGAGTGTATTGAATGCCTATGCCCTGGAACATGACGCAGACTGGGGCTTGTCCTTGTTTAGAACGAGTGAGCAGGGGCGGTACATGGGCATCGAGCTGTCGTCTGAGGGACGGATTACGTCGCTGAAATCGGGCGTAGAGCAAGGGGCTCGTCTTGCCAACGGGGGAGTCTATTGGGTGCACCCACGCGTATTGTCCGGGGCTCGGACTTTCGGTGAAAAGCTGTCCTTAGAAAACGACCTGTTTCCAGGCGCACTCGCGGCAGGGCAGCGGTTGTTTGGGATCGAGTTCGCGGGCACGTTTATCGACATCGGTGTGCCTGACGACTATCATCGAGCCGCCACCCTGCTAGCTGGCTAG
- a CDS encoding DegT/DnrJ/EryC1/StrS aminotransferase family protein — protein MRNNILREDLDAVIEHLKQEDPILTHGSNVRAFEAEWSAWLGVAHSVFVNSGASANLLTMAILKIRHPEGGEVIVPPLAWVSDIASVLQNGFTPVFVDIDPRTLGMDPDKICAAITERTRAVFLTHVQGFDGLEDRLLNELQQRRVPLIEDVCESHGATHHGRRLGSFGWISNFSFYYAHHMSTIEGGMICTNDQEVYQQVRMLRSHGMVREANDPAVQAAYRSANPELNPDFIFAFPAYNTRNTEIGGILGRSQLKRLDRNVKRRTENLLRFLRQLDSDRYRTDFKVEGSSNYAFNLILTRPDNALVERLMRVMREAGIEFRRGSAGGGNQIRQPYLKGVVPKDHHLQFPETERVHFYGFYIGNYPDLRDEEIDELCKVLNSA, from the coding sequence ATGCGCAATAATATACTTCGTGAAGATCTGGATGCAGTGATCGAGCATCTCAAGCAGGAAGATCCGATCCTGACGCACGGTTCGAATGTGCGAGCCTTTGAGGCTGAATGGTCGGCCTGGTTGGGAGTGGCGCACAGCGTCTTTGTCAATTCCGGAGCGTCGGCGAATCTCTTGACAATGGCCATTCTGAAGATCCGCCATCCAGAAGGTGGAGAGGTGATCGTTCCGCCTTTAGCCTGGGTGTCCGATATCGCGTCGGTCTTGCAGAATGGGTTCACGCCGGTCTTCGTCGATATCGATCCTCGAACCCTGGGGATGGATCCGGACAAGATTTGCGCCGCGATCACGGAACGGACCCGTGCAGTCTTCCTGACTCACGTGCAAGGCTTCGATGGGCTGGAGGACCGGCTATTGAACGAGTTGCAGCAGCGGCGTGTTCCACTGATTGAGGACGTGTGCGAGTCGCACGGGGCCACGCATCATGGCAGAAGGTTGGGAAGTTTTGGGTGGATCTCGAATTTCTCCTTCTACTACGCGCACCACATGAGCACGATTGAGGGGGGGATGATCTGCACGAATGATCAGGAGGTCTATCAGCAGGTTCGCATGTTGCGGTCTCATGGTATGGTCCGCGAAGCCAATGATCCGGCGGTCCAAGCGGCCTACCGATCCGCCAATCCTGAATTGAATCCTGACTTCATTTTTGCATTCCCGGCCTATAACACCAGGAATACAGAGATCGGCGGTATCCTGGGTCGAAGCCAACTGAAGCGTCTGGATCGTAACGTGAAGCGTCGGACGGAAAACCTCCTACGGTTTCTGCGGCAGCTTGATTCCGATCGATACCGCACCGATTTCAAGGTAGAAGGGTCAAGTAATTACGCGTTTAATCTCATCCTGACACGTCCGGACAACGCATTGGTCGAGCGACTCATGAGAGTGATGCGCGAGGCGGGCATCGAGTTTCGGCGTGGGAGCGCGGGCGGAGGCAATCAAATTCGCCAGCCGTATCTCAAAGGCGTTGTGCCGAAAGATCACCATCTGCAGTTTCCGGAAACCGAGCGCGTTCACTTTTACGGTTTCTACATCGGGAACTATCCAGATCTGCGCGATGAGGAGATTGATGAGTTGTGCAAGGTGCTAAACTCCGCGTGA